One genomic segment of Panicum virgatum strain AP13 chromosome 2N, P.virgatum_v5, whole genome shotgun sequence includes these proteins:
- the LOC120659371 gene encoding protein YABBY 1-like: MSTQFASEHVCYVNCNYCNTILVVNVPNTCSYNIVTVKCGHCTMALSMDLSPFHQARIVPDNQVVQNRGFHQYNNFGSYEPASRNLRNQSMYQMSNNQPQVQPMRPPEKRQRVPSAYNRFIKEEIQRIKTSNPEISHREAFSAAAKNWAHLPRLHFGLSVADGGGGSS; encoded by the exons ATGTCAACCCAGTTTGCATCCGAGCATGTTTGCTATGTCAACTGCAACTATTGCAATACCATCCTGGTG GTGAATGTGCCGAACACTTGTTCCTACAACATCGTGACTGTTAAATGTGGGCATTGCACAATGGCGCTCTCGATGGATCTCAGTCCTTTCCACCAGGCACGGATTGTTCCAGACAACCAG GTTGTTCAGAACAGAGGATTTCATCAATACAATAATTTTGGGAGCTATGAGCCAGCCTCCAGAAATCTACGAAATCAGTCCATGTACCAGATGTCAAACAATCAGCCACAAGTGCAACCAATGCGAC CCCCAGAGAAGAGACAGCGTGTTCCGTCAGCATACAACAGATTCATCAA GGAAGAAATACAAAGGATAAAGACTAGCAATCCAGAGATTAGCCACAGGGAGGCATTCAGTGCTGCAGCAAAGAAT tggGCTCATCTTCCTCGGCTCCATTTCGGCCTGAGTGTcgccgacggtggcggcggcagcagctag